In the genome of Rhodothermales bacterium, the window ACCTCCACCTCGCCGACGAAATGCGCGCGCGGCTCGACATCCACCTTCTCGAACACCCGATAGCCGGTCTGATCGCCCGTGTATACGGGCTGAAGACCCGGCACCGGGCTGCCGGCGACCACGTACTTCACACCCAGCAGGTCGAGCGCGTTCGGGTTCGGGATGCCCGTCGACGGATCGAACAGGAGGTGTTCGAGATAATCCTGATACAGCCGGAGCTTCGCGCCGTGGTAGCCGCCGAGCGACTCGTAATGGAACGAGGGACGGGCCGTGACGGACGGGTGCCGGCCTTCTAGCGAGAGCACGCGGAAGTGCCCCGGCCCGCCGGCCTGCGCGACCTGGTCGATGAGGTACCGGTCAAAATCGTAGGTCTGGATCTGATCCTGCGACGAAGCGGCATCGACCAGGATCTCGCTGTTGAGATAACGCCGGTCCACCCCCCAGAGATCGACCACGACGAGCGCGGCAAAGAGGAATGCCCCGACGCCGGCGGGAATCGTCCCGCGGCGAACCAGCACGATGGCGCCCATCCCCAGCACCAGGAAGATCAGCGACCGCACGGCGTCTTCGCCGAACATGTCGCGCCGCTCCTGACTGGCATTCGTCAGATACTGGCGCGCCGCCTGAACGACGCGGGGGTCCGACGGCGACACGTTGTTGCCCGAGGCGATCTGCTGCACGGCCATCTCGTATTCGCCCGGCCGCTCGAACGAAAAAAGCGACGCCTTCCCGCCGAGCAGGACGACGAGGAACAGGATGACCGATCCGAACACGATAAACGCCGGCGTCTTCCAGATCGGCGTCGCGTCGGTTTCCTCCGTCATCACCCCGTGCAGTCCGATCGCGGCGAGCGCCGCCAGCACCAGCGCCACGATGCTCAGCCAGGTCTCCGGCACCCGGAACGCATCGAACATCGGGAAATGATCGAACATCAACCGGTTGAGCAGCGAAAAGTGTTCGCCCAGCGAAAACAGCGTCATCACCAGCGCGGCGATGCCGAGCGCGAGCACCTTGCGGTCGCGGTAGCGCCAGATCGCGAGGATCGCGAGGGCGATCACGAGGCCGCCCACGTAATGCGGACCGCCCGTCGAACCCTTCGGGCCCCAGTACGCCGCGGAGCCGCCAAAGGCGTGCGCCACGAGCAGCGTCAGCAGCTCGCCGACACCCTGGCTCCACCCCATCGCGTACGTCCAGTCCATCGTGCCCGGCTCGCCGCCGACTTCCGCGCCCCGGATCGTGTAGTTCTTGTATTCCGAGATCGCGAGGTAGGGATGCGCGACCATGAGGATACCGAGCACGCCGCCAAGCGCGAGCCAACCCGTCGATTTGAGAAAGCCGGCCCGATCGGCCGATCGCAGGGCGCTCACCCCTTCCACCACCCACCAGATGCCGATCACCCAGACCGCGTAATAGGTGATCTGGACGTGCCCGGCGCGGAGGTTGACCGCGAGCGCTATCGCGAACAGCAGCCCGCCCAGCAGGCCGGGGCGCTTCAAGGCGTAGGCAAAGGCTAGCACCAGCCAGGGCGCGAAGGCCAGGGCGATAAACTTGGAGTTATGACCGGCGGCGAGAATGACGGGCATGTAGGTCGTCAGACCGTAGGCGACGGCGCCGAATACCGAACTCCAGACGCTGCCCGTTAGAAAAAACGCGAGGAGATAGGCGCCGACGAGCATGACGATGAGATGCGACGAGGGCCAGATCACCCCGCGCAGGAGCCGCGGGATGTCGTCCACCTGCGGGGCGCCTTCGGGGGTCGATATCAAATAGCCCGGCATGCCGGCGAACGCGTTCGTGGCCCACAGCGCCTCGTCGCCCGTCGCCTCCTCGTACGAAATCATCGACTGCGCCATGGCGCGCCAGCTGACCGTATCGTAGGCGATCAGCGACTTGCCCGAGAAATGGATCGCGCCGAAAAACGTAAAGGAGAGCGCGACGAGGAGCCCTATCGCCATCGCGTGCTGGTAGAGCGGGCGCTGGAAGGGTCCGGCCAGACTTCCTGCCGCCGGCGTCACCGGGCTGGATTTCGACGCCGCGCCGGCGGTCGATTTTTTCTTCTTGTGGGATGCCATGTATTCAGGGATGGAGAGCCGCCGGCGAGGCGGTGGGACGGCTCATTCGATGACTTTCGGGACTCGAAAATACGTGCCGTCCGCATCAGGTGCATTCTTGAGCGCCTCCGCATGGCTGATCCGCTGCTGCGCGGCATCCTCCCGCTCCACATTGTACAGGTCGATCACATGCGACATCGGGGGCACCCCATCGGTGTCCAGCTCGTTCAGCTTCGCCATGTAACCGAGAACCGCCTCCAGGTCCTCGACCATGCGCGCCTCTTCCTCGGGGGTGAAGCGCAGCCGGGCCAGCGCCGCCATGTATCGTACGTCTTCGCGGGTGATTGCCATCGTTCAGGTTGCCAGGTGGTCGGAAGGTCGTGCGGCGCTTTGCCGGATCAGTTCATGGAGGCGCGTGGCGGCGCGAAGGCCTTCTTTCGGCTTGGGCTCGACCTGGACGCACAGGCTGAGCGGCCCGGCGTATCCGATGTCGCGCAACTCCCGAAGCCGGGCGCCCCAGTCCACCGCGCCCTCCCCGAACGAGGCCGGCCGCCAGGACTGTTTCGCCGGCAGGGCGTCGGCGCAGCGGACAAAACCCAGCCGGTTCGCCAGCCGAGGCAGGCCGTCCGCCGGATCGTCTCCCTGCATCACGGCCGACGCGGGATCCCACCCGGCCCGTACGGCCGGATGATCGACCCGATCCAGCAGCTCCGCCAGCGCCTGGGCATCGGGCGCGCAGGTGTCGGCCTCGTGAAACACGATCAGGTCGACGCCGGCGCGCGCGGACCGGTCGGCCGCGCGGCGAAGCGCCTCGGCCGCCGTGGCGGCGTGCTCCGGCGACGAAGCAAACGACGACACGATCAGGCGCGTGCAGCCGATGCGGGTGCAAAAGGCCAGCGTGTCGTCCAGCGAGGCGATCTCGTTCATCCATCCCGCCCGATCCTCCGCCGGCCCCAGAAAGAGGCCCGGATCGATGGCGGCCACCGGCAGTTCGTTTTCATCGAGCCGGCGGCGGAGCCGCGCCTCGTTGACAAACGGCACGCGCTCGCAATGTTTGCCTACGGCGCGCAACTCGACGGCCTCCAGCCCCCACAGCATCGTATAGTGCAGGGCGCGATCCAGGTCGCACGTAACGCTATCGGTGAGCCAGGTGGGGATCATGGAAACGGGCGGGGACAAAAAAAGGGCAGCACGCTGCTGCGTGCTGCCCGTGATAAGACCAAACGTTCCGAACGTTCCTAGTTGTTATCCGGATAGGTCACTTTGCGCGCCTTCGAGGCGTCGAGCCGGCGAACATCCTCTTCCAGCTGACGGCGGCGGCGTTCGAGCAACTGATCCGGGAACGGACGCTGGGTGCGGACGTTCGGCTGGTCGAGCAGGCGGGCCTGGATGATGATCAGGAGTTCGTATGCACTGTCGAACTGGCTGTACCCGAACAAATAACGCAGCCCGAAGAACCGCAGTGGGAGATCCTTCAGGATCGGAACGCCGCGGCGGGTGATCGTTTTCTGCGTCGTATAGAGCCCGCCGATGACCGTCTGCTCGCCATCGAGCAGCAGCACCTGCAGTGTCGGCGCGGTTTCGCGATCACGATGCCGGCTTCCGACGGCGGCGAGCTGTTCGAGTTTTCGACGGCGACGAGGGTGAATGGAACTCGACCACTCGGTGCCGAGCGACGTTTACGGTCTCCGACTGCCGTCAAGTCACGTCGATGATGATACCCGTCGAGAAGAACTGCGTGATCGTGTTGCTGGCGAAGTCGCGCTGCTGCACGGGCACGTCGCTACCTATCTGGATATTGCCCTTCTGGCCGCTCTGGACCGTCACGGTCGGGCTGATCGTCTCGCCGAGGCCTTCCTGTTCAAACGCGCGGATCAACTGGGTGAGCGAGAAACTGGATCCGGTCCGGCCCGATGATGTAGTTGTCGACGCTGCTGAAGACGTTCTCGGTATTGATGAAAACGCGGGATGTCCTGCCGTTGTTCGTATTGCCCGTGCCCCCGCCAAGGAATCCGCCGCCGGCGCCGCCGCCACCACCGCCGCGCCAGCCTGCGGACCGAACCACACGCTCCAGTCGATACCGAGTTCGAGCGACTCGTGAGGCTGGCGCTCATCACACGGCGTTGACCACCTCACGCGTGCCGGCGGTCGCCGGAACGACCTGCGTCACCGCCGGATCGACCGGCCGGCCGGCGGCCTGGTCGGCATTCATGACGAGCGGCGTCGCCTGGGCCGCTCGGATGATGCAAGATCGGTCTCGCGATACGTCAGCCCTTCAGTTCAGAGCACAAACTCCAGCGTCGAAAAACTGCAGGCTGGTGATCGTGACGCCGACGGTCGAGCGCCTTCCGGGTCGATCACCTGTTTCGGTCACCCGGTCGAACACCGGATTGATAACCCAGGAACTGATCGCCGAACGGCGTCGACGGGAAGGAACGACACGAGTTGATCGGGAGGAACGTAGGTACGGATCTGCCGCGGTGGGCGATCCGTACCGCGCCAGGGTAACGGCCGTCATCCCCAGAAAAGAAAGAAGAGCTAACAGTTCGGCCGAGTGCGGGCCGCAGTTGGGGTAAATCCAATCATCGGTTTCCAATATCACACGTCAGGGAGATGCCGGTGCCTGAGATGCTTTGCCGTGCGGGAGGCAGCTACCTACCGCCGTAAGAAGCGTTATCCCCGGACAAATAATTAGATGCTTGCGGACCCTATCAAAAACCTTACCGATTACCGGTCGGTGCGAGTGTTCCTCCGATCGCCTGCCGGTAACCCTACGCGTATCGAGGTCAGATCGATATTATCAATGATTCAATCTTGTTCAAGCGGGCCGATACGCGCCCTTCCACGGGATCGGATATCGGCGGACGCCGAGGCAGCGGGTCGCCGACACCGAGTT includes:
- a CDS encoding YfhO family protein, which codes for MASHKKKKSTAGAASKSSPVTPAAGSLAGPFQRPLYQHAMAIGLLVALSFTFFGAIHFSGKSLIAYDTVSWRAMAQSMISYEEATGDEALWATNAFAGMPGYLISTPEGAPQVDDIPRLLRGVIWPSSHLIVMLVGAYLLAFFLTGSVWSSVFGAVAYGLTTYMPVILAAGHNSKFIALAFAPWLVLAFAYALKRPGLLGGLLFAIALAVNLRAGHVQITYYAVWVIGIWWVVEGVSALRSADRAGFLKSTGWLALGGVLGILMVAHPYLAISEYKNYTIRGAEVGGEPGTMDWTYAMGWSQGVGELLTLLVAHAFGGSAAYWGPKGSTGGPHYVGGLVIALAILAIWRYRDRKVLALGIAALVMTLFSLGEHFSLLNRLMFDHFPMFDAFRVPETWLSIVALVLAALAAIGLHGVMTEETDATPIWKTPAFIVFGSVILFLVVLLGGKASLFSFERPGEYEMAVQQIASGNNVSPSDPRVVQAARQYLTNASQERRDMFGEDAVRSLIFLVLGMGAIVLVRRGTIPAGVGAFLFAALVVVDLWGVDRRYLNSEILVDAASSQDQIQTYDFDRYLIDQVAQAGGPGHFRVLSLEGRHPSVTARPSFHYESLGGYHGAKLRLYQDYLEHLLFDPSTGIPNPNALDLLGVKYVVAGSPVPGLQPVYTGDQTGYRVFEKVDVEPRAHFVGEVEVMQDYQQIWDRLRSASFDVGKTAIVETPLDLAPAPIDSNAVARVDLEVFSPREIRWSVETDAPRLLVVSEVYYPAGWTATIDGVEAPIEKVDYLIRGVVVPAGAHTVEMRFDPSSVRLGYTLSLIATLLTYGGVLALLGLGYVRTRR
- the gatC gene encoding Asp-tRNA(Asn)/Glu-tRNA(Gln) amidotransferase subunit GatC; the protein is MAITREDVRYMAALARLRFTPEEEARMVEDLEAVLGYMAKLNELDTDGVPPMSHVIDLYNVEREDAAQQRISHAEALKNAPDADGTYFRVPKVIE
- a CDS encoding sugar phosphate isomerase/epimerase family protein, which produces MIPTWLTDSVTCDLDRALHYTMLWGLEAVELRAVGKHCERVPFVNEARLRRRLDENELPVAAIDPGLFLGPAEDRAGWMNEIASLDDTLAFCTRIGCTRLIVSSFASSPEHAATAAEALRRAADRSARAGVDLIVFHEADTCAPDAQALAELLDRVDHPAVRAGWDPASAVMQGDDPADGLPRLANRLGFVRCADALPAKQSWRPASFGEGAVDWGARLRELRDIGYAGPLSLCVQVEPKPKEGLRAATRLHELIRQSAARPSDHLAT